The DNA segment CGTACCTCAACCAGACCGCGGGCGCGGTGTGGATGGTCACCTACAACATGCCGCTGCGCGAACCCGGCCGTGGTGCGCGCACCCGCGGCATGGTCAGCCTGGACCTGCCGCTGGCCAACCTGACCGACATGGTCGAGTCGCTGGCGAACCTGCCGGGGTGGCGGGTGACGCTGGTGGCTCCGGCCGGCACGCTGGCGCTCAACCCGGAAGTGCCTGTCGACCGGCTGGAAACGCTGGACGATTACATCCGTCGCGCCGGTCGCGCCGACCTGCAGGAAGCGGCGCAGGCGGTCAGGCTGCGGCGGCCGCTGCGGCACGCGCACGTCGATGCCGTGACCGGCGAGCGGCGCTACACCGTCGTGGAGCCGGTGGGCGGCACAGGCTGGAACCTGCTGGTCGCGCAGTCGTACGACCTGATCACCGAGCGCCTCAACCAGGCCCTGTGGATGCTCGCCGCCGTGGGTACGCTGCTGGCACTGGTCTGCATGCTGGTGGTGCGCAAGCTGGCGCGCCACATCAGCCAGCCGGTGGAACGGCTCTCGGCCTCCGCCGCGCGCCTGGCCGAAGGCGACTACGCGATGCCTGTGCCCTACGTGGGCCGGCGCGACGAGGTCGGCCAGATGGCGCGCACGCTGGAACACGCGCGCGGATCGATCCAGCAACAGTTGCGCGAGATCGAAGACATGACGGCAGCGCGCCAGAAACTGGAGAGCGAGCTGTCCATCGCGCGCGAGATCCAGCAGGCGATGCTGCCACCGGGCCGGGTGATCGACCGCGAGCAGAGCCACCTGGAAGCCTATGCGCGACTGGAGCCGGCCAAGGCCGTGGGCGGCGACTTCTACAGCTTCATCGAAACCGGCACGGACGCGCTCTGGTTCGCCATCGGCGACGTGTCGGACAAGGGCGTGCCGGCGGCATTGTTCATGGCCCGCACGGTGACCGTGCTGGAAGTGGCGGCCAGCAGCCATGCCCGCCCGGATCGCGTGCTTGCCGAGGCTTCGCGCCGGCTGGTGCAGGGCAACGATGCGTGCATGTTCGCCACCGTGCTGTGCGGGCGCGTGGACGTGCGTACCGGCGAATGCGTGTTGGCCAGCGCCGGCCACGATGCGCCGTTGCTGCTGCATGCCGACGGTCGCCACGAAACACTGCCGCTGCAACCCGGGCCACCGCTGGGGTTCGAGGTCGGCGACGCCTTCCCGCTGTGGTCGGGCCAATTGCCGGCTGGCACGACATTGCTCGCCTGGACCGACGGCATTACCGAGGCGTTCGATCCCGACAACGTTGCGTTCGGCCCGGAGCGCATCCCCGGCGCGCTGCGCCCGGGCGCGAATGCACGCGAACAGTGCGAAGGGCTGATCACGGCAGTTCACGCATTTACCGGCAGCGCACCGCAGTCGGACGACATCACGGCCCTGGCCATCCGCCGCCGGCTGGACAGCGCCCCCACTTCCCCCGAAGCTCCGCCATCACAGGAGACCACGCATGCAGATGCGACTGTTCATTCCCCGTGAGCACGCCCGTGTCGACGACCTCAACGCGTCGCTCGAAGCCGTGCTGGCCAACAACGGCGTCAGCCGCGCGATCCAGGGCGATGTGCGCCTGATCGTCGAGGAGCTGGCGAGCAATGCGATCGAGCACGGCGACCTTGCCCGCGTCGATGCCGAGGAACACGAGCTGTGCGTGGACATCGGCATCCGCGACCACCTGTTGACGCTCGAATTCCGCGAGAGCGGCGTCCCGTTCAATCCGCTCGACCAGCCGCCACCCGACCTGGACGCCGACATCCTCGACCGCCCCACCGGCGGCCTGGGATTGCACCTGGTGCGGCAGGTGTCGGAAGACGCTCACTACGAACGCGTCGGCAACTACAACGTGCTGCGCCTGACGCTGCGCATCCCCACTGAGGAGACTGCATCATGAGCCTGGGCATCGACATCCTGCCGCCGGGCAAGGGCAGCCAGCGCGTGGCCGTCAGCGGCCGCCTGGACACGCACACCTACGAAGACCTGGACGTAGCGCTCGCGCCGATGCTATCGCGCCAGCTGCACTCGCTGGTGCTGGACCTCTCGGGGCTGGAGTACATCAGCAGCGCCGGCATCCGCTCCATCTTCAAGGCCCGCAAGACACTGGCCCCGCACGGCGGCAAGGTCCTGCTGGTGAACCCGCAGCCGCAAATCCAGAAGGTGCTGGACATGGTCAAGGCGGTGCCGCTGAACGAGATCTTCTCGTCGACGGCCGAAGCGGATGCCTACCTGGATGCGATGCAGCGCAAGGTCCTGCAGGCCGACGAGGACGACGACTGACAGACGCGGGCCGCGTCGTCTCACTTTTGCTTTACGATCCGACCTCCTCCCCCTCCATACCCGGGCCACCCCCACCCGGCACATCCGTTGCACGAGATGCCCGATGACATTGGAGATTGAGGTCTACCCGCCGGTGAACGGCAACCAGTACGTGCTGCTCAGCGGCCGGCTGGACACGCTCAGCTACGCGCAGCTCGACGAAGCGCTGGCGCCGATGCTGGCGGCGCGTCCGCAGGCGCTGGTGCTGGACCTCGCCCACCTGGACTACATCAGCAGCGCCGGCGTGCGCAGCATCCTGAAGGCGCGCAAGGCCCTGGCGCCGCACGAAGGCCGCCTGCTGGTGGTGCATCCGCAGGAACAGATCCGCAAGGTGATCGAGATCGTGCAGGCCGTGCCGATGGACGAGATCTTCGAATCCACCGCCGATGCCGATGCCTACCTGGATGCGTTGCAGCGGCGGATCCTCGATGGCGAGGAAGAAACCTGATCGCTTTTGTAGGAGCGACGTGAGTCGCGACCGCACGCCGATATACGCCGCGGACGTTTCATTCTCACGGTCGCGACTCACGTCGCTCCTACAACAAACAGGCCCGCAAAGAAAAAGCCCCGCATGCGGGGCTTTTTCTCTCCAGGGCTCAGGCCGATCAACCCGGCCCGCTGCGCTCGGCTTCGCGCTGCTGGCGGATCTGCGCATCCACTGCGGCGATCGCGGTCATGTTGATCACGCGGCGCGGCGTGGCGCTGGTGGTCAGGATGTGCACCGGCCGCGAAATACCCATCAGGATCGGGCCGATCGCCACGCCGTCGGTGACCACGCGCACCATGTTGTAGGCGATGTTCGCCGCGTCCAGATTGGGCATGACGAACAGGTTCGCGCGGCCGGTCAACGTGCTGCCCGGCATCATCCGGCTGCGCAGCACTTCGTCCCACGCGGTGTCGCCCTGCATTTCACCATCGACGTTGAGGTCGGGCTTGCGCTTGAGCAGCAGCTCGCGCACGCGGCGCATCTTGATCGAACCCGGCGTCTCGTGGCTGCCGAAATTGGAGTGCGACAGCAGCGCGATGCGCGGCTCGATGCCGAACAGCTTCAGGCGGTACGCCGCCTGCAGCGTGGCCTCGGCGATCTGCTCGGCGGTCGGGTCGTCCTGCACGTGCGTGTCCAGGAAGAAGTACGCGCCCTGGTTGTTGATCACGCCGGTCATCGCCGAGGTGGATTGCACGCCCGGATCCAGCGGAATCACGCTGCGCACGTAGCCCAGCTTCTTGTGGAAGCGGCCGACCAGGCCGGTGATCATCGCGTCGGCTTCGCCGCGCGCCACCATCACCGCGGCGATCAGCGTGGGCCGCGAGCGCATCAGGTTCTTCGCCGCCGCCGGTGTCACGCCGCGGCGCGCGGTCAGCGCGTGGTAGTGCTGCCAGTAATCGTTGAAGCGCGGGTCGTCGTCCTGGTTGGTGACCTCGAAATCGACGCCGGCGCGCATGCGCAGGCTGAGGCGCTGGATGCGCGCATCGATCACGTCCGGGCGGCCGATCAGGATCGGGAACGCCAAGCCTTCGTCGATCACCGTCTGCACGGCGCGCAGCACGGTCTCTTCCTCGCCTTCGGCATAGACCACGCGCTTCATGTCGGCGCGCGCGCGGTCGTACACCGGCTTCATCATCAGGCTGGTGCGGTAGACGAACTGGCCCAG comes from the Pseudoxanthomonas sp. YR558 genome and includes:
- a CDS encoding STAS domain-containing protein; translation: MTLEIEVYPPVNGNQYVLLSGRLDTLSYAQLDEALAPMLAARPQALVLDLAHLDYISSAGVRSILKARKALAPHEGRLLVVHPQEQIRKVIEIVQAVPMDEIFESTADADAYLDALQRRILDGEEET
- a CDS encoding ATP-binding protein, which encodes MQMRLFIPREHARVDDLNASLEAVLANNGVSRAIQGDVRLIVEELASNAIEHGDLARVDAEEHELCVDIGIRDHLLTLEFRESGVPFNPLDQPPPDLDADILDRPTGGLGLHLVRQVSEDAHYERVGNYNVLRLTLRIPTEETAS
- a CDS encoding STAS domain-containing protein; protein product: MSLGIDILPPGKGSQRVAVSGRLDTHTYEDLDVALAPMLSRQLHSLVLDLSGLEYISSAGIRSIFKARKTLAPHGGKVLLVNPQPQIQKVLDMVKAVPLNEIFSSTAEADAYLDAMQRKVLQADEDDD
- a CDS encoding SpoIIE family protein phosphatase, translating into MPDAAGASHWRSSLRTRIAVWAGLVNVVLLVLLVVATSWFARQMILDNARRDTQASAQEAVQRLDNAMRVVTITTHGISDLVGSANLAPDELTATLRAMVKATPGCAGGLLVLEPRTRDDTPFARYVAANGQDRDLVADGYPYRDQGWYQRTVASPGGWWSEPYLNQTAGAVWMVTYNMPLREPGRGARTRGMVSLDLPLANLTDMVESLANLPGWRVTLVAPAGTLALNPEVPVDRLETLDDYIRRAGRADLQEAAQAVRLRRPLRHAHVDAVTGERRYTVVEPVGGTGWNLLVAQSYDLITERLNQALWMLAAVGTLLALVCMLVVRKLARHISQPVERLSASAARLAEGDYAMPVPYVGRRDEVGQMARTLEHARGSIQQQLREIEDMTAARQKLESELSIAREIQQAMLPPGRVIDREQSHLEAYARLEPAKAVGGDFYSFIETGTDALWFAIGDVSDKGVPAALFMARTVTVLEVAASSHARPDRVLAEASRRLVQGNDACMFATVLCGRVDVRTGECVLASAGHDAPLLLHADGRHETLPLQPGPPLGFEVGDAFPLWSGQLPAGTTLLAWTDGITEAFDPDNVAFGPERIPGALRPGANAREQCEGLITAVHAFTGSAPQSDDITALAIRRRLDSAPTSPEAPPSQETTHADATVHSP